A single Sphingopyxis chilensis DNA region contains:
- a CDS encoding acyclic terpene utilization AtuA family protein has product MTEQPPAADAFAGPIKVLVPCGSLGAGVRESEIAYGIAEGAHVIASDAGSTDSGAAYLALGKSKNSRGAVKRDLEILMRAQAEHGIPIIIGTSGQAGGDLNLQWTREIVEEVAAELGTAPKIALIHCEQDKATIKRLNAAGRIQPLPPLGPLEDEVIDQCEHIVAALGVEHFIAALDGGADIILGGRSTDTAVLACYPIWKGAPWGPAWHAGKTGECGVQCSVNPTLGSGVMLTVKADGFEVAPLSDDNRCSVHSVSAHMLYENTDPFRLAEPGGVLDVTRARYTQLDERTVSVSGSGWEPGPYSMKLEGASAGQYQTMMLVGIRNPEVLSDIENFHDKLLAALYERTRKSFPAEALGEFHISLRMYGWNGIDGKPVPPDRPPPPEIGMVFVATADTQELANAIAHACNPYFFHYPNVMNKEIPSYGFMLSPADVPCGQFFEFRLNHIVALDDPFELVRIEYVDLASGSAAAQKEAVHG; this is encoded by the coding sequence GTGACAGAACAGCCGCCAGCCGCCGACGCGTTCGCCGGCCCGATCAAGGTGCTCGTGCCGTGCGGCTCGCTCGGCGCGGGGGTGCGCGAAAGCGAGATCGCCTACGGCATAGCGGAGGGTGCGCATGTGATCGCGTCGGATGCCGGGTCGACCGATAGCGGCGCTGCCTATCTCGCGCTCGGCAAGTCGAAGAACAGTCGCGGCGCGGTCAAGCGTGACCTCGAGATTTTGATGCGGGCGCAGGCCGAGCATGGCATTCCGATCATCATCGGAACCTCGGGGCAGGCGGGGGGGGACCTCAACCTTCAATGGACGCGCGAGATCGTCGAGGAGGTCGCGGCCGAGCTCGGAACGGCGCCGAAGATTGCGCTCATTCATTGCGAACAGGACAAGGCGACGATCAAGCGGCTCAACGCCGCAGGCCGTATCCAACCCCTGCCGCCGCTCGGCCCGCTGGAGGACGAGGTCATCGACCAGTGCGAACATATCGTCGCCGCGCTCGGCGTCGAACATTTTATCGCCGCGCTCGACGGCGGCGCCGACATCATCCTCGGCGGACGGTCGACCGATACCGCGGTGCTCGCTTGCTATCCGATCTGGAAGGGAGCGCCGTGGGGGCCGGCGTGGCACGCGGGCAAGACGGGCGAATGCGGCGTCCAATGTTCGGTCAATCCGACGCTGGGTTCGGGCGTCATGCTGACCGTCAAGGCCGACGGCTTCGAGGTCGCGCCACTGAGCGACGACAATCGTTGTTCTGTCCATAGCGTGTCTGCGCATATGCTGTACGAGAATACCGATCCCTTCCGGCTTGCCGAACCCGGCGGCGTGCTCGACGTAACGCGCGCACGCTACACGCAGTTGGATGAGCGAACCGTCTCGGTAAGCGGATCGGGATGGGAGCCAGGCCCCTATTCGATGAAGCTCGAAGGCGCGAGCGCGGGACAGTATCAGACGATGATGCTGGTCGGTATCCGGAATCCGGAAGTGCTGAGCGACATCGAGAATTTTCACGATAAGCTGCTGGCCGCGCTATATGAGCGAACCCGCAAGTCCTTCCCGGCCGAGGCGCTTGGCGAATTCCATATTTCGCTTCGCATGTACGGATGGAACGGCATCGACGGCAAGCCGGTGCCACCGGATAGGCCGCCCCCGCCCGAGATCGGCATGGTCTTCGTCGCCACTGCCGATACGCAGGAACTGGCCAATGCGATCGCGCATGCGTGCAACCCCTATTTCTTCCATTATCCCAATGTGATGAACAAGGAAATTCCGAGTTATGGCTTCATGCTGAGCCCGGCCGACGTGCCGTGCGGCCAGTTCTTCGAATTCCGGCTGAACCACATCGTTGCGCTCGACGATCCGTTCGAACTGGTCCGGATCGAATATGTCGATCTGGCATCGGGGTCGGCTGCAGCACAAAAGGAGGCGGTCCATGGTTAA
- a CDS encoding DUF4387 domain-containing protein, with translation MVKLRDVCHEIRSKNAGPFWVTFDIFFDGPASFTRYHTDPALSADSFARLYGADASMVKRIPVDDLSMIKISYPRTFPQGGMVERDMHSGQQYVPLLDVELAD, from the coding sequence ATGGTTAAGCTTCGCGACGTCTGCCACGAGATCCGGTCGAAGAACGCCGGCCCCTTCTGGGTCACCTTCGATATATTCTTCGACGGGCCGGCCAGTTTTACGCGCTATCATACCGATCCCGCGCTGTCGGCCGACAGCTTCGCGCGCCTCTACGGCGCCGATGCGAGCATGGTGAAGCGTATTCCGGTCGACGATCTTTCGATGATCAAGATTTCCTATCCGCGAACGTTCCCGCAGGGCGGCATGGTCGAACGCGACATGCACTCGGGGCAGCAATATGTGCCGCTGCTCGACGTCGAACTGGCCGACTGA
- a CDS encoding CitMHS family transporter, whose protein sequence is MTLALLGFATVLLFIVLIMIKRMSAAAALIAVPIVGGLLAGAGPGLGDMMLKGIVDVAPIATMLAFAVLYFAVMMDSGLFDPLVNRILAVVGDDPVRIAIGTMALSSLVSLDGDGTTTALIVITSMLPLYRAIGMNPLILAMLLGSSNAIMNLLPWGGPSARAAAAVKVDLVHEVFLPLVPAMLIALAALAALAWWFGTRERARLGWKAGARATPVPAVAADRPERRPRLFWFNLLLTAALMAGMVTGIAPLPVLIMGALAVALTVNYPKLSDQRERIATHADNVVMVVVLIFAAGAFTGILGGTGMTDAMARALLAGVPDALGVYLAPITALLALPLTFVMSNDAYYFGVVPVLAQAGVAHGIPAEAIARASLMGGPVHSLSPLLAPVYLACGLLGVDVADAQRFALKYAVGISLIMTLAAIITGAIPYAA, encoded by the coding sequence ATGACATTGGCGCTGCTGGGTTTCGCGACCGTCCTGCTGTTCATCGTCCTCATCATGATCAAACGGATGTCGGCGGCCGCCGCGTTGATCGCGGTTCCCATCGTTGGCGGCCTTCTCGCCGGCGCCGGGCCCGGCCTCGGGGACATGATGCTCAAGGGCATCGTCGACGTGGCGCCAATTGCGACGATGCTGGCGTTCGCGGTCCTCTATTTCGCAGTGATGATGGATTCGGGACTTTTCGACCCTTTGGTCAACCGCATCCTTGCTGTCGTGGGCGACGATCCCGTTCGCATTGCGATCGGAACGATGGCGCTGTCCTCGCTCGTCTCGCTGGACGGCGACGGCACGACCACCGCCTTGATCGTTATTACCTCGATGCTTCCGCTCTATCGCGCGATCGGAATGAATCCCCTGATCCTCGCGATGCTGCTTGGCAGCAGCAACGCCATCATGAACCTGCTTCCCTGGGGAGGCCCGTCGGCGCGCGCTGCCGCCGCGGTCAAGGTCGACCTCGTCCACGAGGTGTTCCTGCCGTTGGTGCCAGCCATGCTCATTGCTCTCGCGGCGCTCGCAGCACTGGCGTGGTGGTTCGGAACGCGCGAACGGGCGCGGCTGGGGTGGAAAGCGGGCGCGCGCGCGACGCCGGTACCTGCCGTCGCGGCGGACCGCCCCGAGCGGCGTCCGCGCTTGTTCTGGTTCAATCTGCTGCTGACCGCCGCGCTGATGGCCGGAATGGTCACCGGAATCGCACCCTTACCGGTGCTGATTATGGGGGCGCTCGCCGTGGCGCTCACCGTCAATTATCCGAAACTCTCCGATCAGCGCGAAAGGATTGCGACGCACGCCGACAATGTGGTCATGGTGGTGGTGCTGATCTTCGCGGCCGGCGCTTTTACCGGCATCCTGGGCGGCACCGGCATGACCGATGCGATGGCGCGTGCGCTGCTCGCCGGCGTGCCCGACGCACTCGGAGTCTATCTCGCGCCGATCACCGCCTTGCTTGCCTTGCCACTGACGTTCGTCATGTCGAACGACGCCTATTATTTTGGCGTGGTACCGGTGCTGGCACAGGCCGGCGTCGCCCACGGAATTCCGGCTGAGGCGATTGCGCGCGCATCGCTGATGGGTGGTCCCGTCCATTCACTGAGCCCGCTGCTCGCTCCCGTCTATCTGGCGTGCGGATTGCTTGGGGTCGATGTCGCAGATGCGCAGCGGTTCGCGCTAAAATATGCGGTTGGGATAAGCCTCATCATGACCTTGGCCGCGATCATCACGGGCGCCATTCCGTACGCCGCGTAG
- a CDS encoding TonB-dependent receptor, translating to MTKTIRPVLALMLASAAMPLHAEEAAMDAAAEAGDVGTGHEIVVTGMKFDRTLQDTPESVKVFTAEEIDRQNLISVYDLIDRTANLSSTFAKSGFNIRGISNKNVSGYGFGNLATIYLDGSPLPTEAAGGGPLDLWDLEQAEILRGPQSTLQGRNALAGAIILKTADPSFDWRGKARAMITDADGEYRLAAAIGGPIAGDVLAFRVAGELARGDGLIRNRLSGGHYAKTNSEVVRAKLLFTPAGADGIQIKASYLYDRHFGNDGRGYVFSDEPGAWDDRTVEANRPTYTKTSSDLFTFDVALPLGHVFTMSSVSTYNHLKTFSTYDGELRPEDEAYGDFLTDQKIFSQEMRLNFDTGPLQGLIGGFYSRLKNPRSDSNSTFSLDPDVDLGLTAQVAALLQTQSGLPADQALGLAQLARSYYPPRVFISSDQRYAVDIETMALFGDASWEVAPGLKLLAGFRYDQERQKVANDNVVILNTVLPDPAAAPDPTLGLILQQINGLLLQTVADANSAGPESTTTYKAFLPKGGISWEFAPDKTVSAIVQRGYRSGGSGVNPGRATTHVYDPEYTWNYELSLRTQWLDRRLTFNANAFYIEWKDQQVYVQLSDNVYDYETQNAGSSRVWGFEVESDFDVTDRLNVYGSVGYANSKFLDFETGNGQVLDLSGFEFANAPRWTWAAGLDWRHPSGFNANLNVNYRGPQFQDIRDQSGGRNVPSRTLVNAKVGYANDYFGTYLVATNIFDDEYYDYQYENAGRMQALFGEPRMIGLTLEGRF from the coding sequence ATGACCAAGACGATCCGGCCGGTTCTGGCCCTGATGCTGGCGAGCGCGGCGATGCCGCTGCACGCCGAGGAAGCCGCGATGGATGCCGCCGCCGAAGCGGGCGATGTCGGGACGGGCCACGAGATCGTCGTCACCGGCATGAAGTTCGACCGGACGTTGCAGGACACGCCCGAAAGCGTGAAGGTCTTCACCGCCGAAGAGATCGACCGGCAGAATCTGATCAGCGTCTATGACCTGATCGACCGCACCGCGAACCTGTCATCTACCTTCGCCAAATCGGGTTTCAACATCCGCGGCATTTCGAACAAGAATGTCTCGGGCTATGGCTTCGGCAACCTTGCGACCATCTATCTCGACGGATCGCCGCTGCCGACCGAGGCGGCGGGCGGCGGGCCGCTCGACCTTTGGGATCTCGAGCAGGCCGAGATCCTGCGCGGGCCGCAGTCGACCCTGCAGGGGCGCAACGCGCTCGCGGGCGCGATCATCCTCAAGACCGCCGACCCCAGCTTCGACTGGCGCGGAAAAGCGCGCGCGATGATCACCGACGCCGACGGCGAATATCGCCTCGCCGCCGCGATCGGCGGGCCGATCGCGGGCGATGTGCTGGCGTTCCGCGTCGCGGGCGAGCTGGCGCGCGGCGACGGGCTGATCAGGAACCGGCTGAGCGGCGGCCATTATGCGAAGACGAACAGCGAGGTCGTGCGCGCCAAATTGCTGTTTACCCCCGCGGGCGCCGACGGCATCCAGATCAAGGCGTCCTATCTCTATGACCGCCATTTCGGCAACGACGGGCGCGGCTATGTGTTCAGTGATGAACCCGGCGCCTGGGACGATCGCACCGTCGAGGCGAACCGTCCGACCTATACGAAGACGAGCTCCGACCTGTTCACCTTCGACGTGGCATTGCCGCTCGGCCATGTCTTCACCATGTCGTCGGTGAGCACCTACAACCACCTCAAGACCTTTTCGACCTATGACGGCGAATTGCGCCCCGAGGACGAGGCCTATGGCGATTTCTTGACCGACCAGAAGATCTTCAGCCAGGAAATGCGGCTGAACTTCGATACCGGCCCGCTGCAGGGTCTGATCGGCGGCTTTTATTCGCGGCTGAAAAACCCGCGGTCGGATTCGAACAGCACGTTCAGCCTCGATCCCGACGTCGACCTGGGCCTGACGGCGCAGGTCGCGGCGTTGCTCCAAACCCAGTCCGGGCTGCCCGCCGATCAGGCGCTGGGGCTCGCCCAGTTGGCGCGCAGCTATTACCCGCCGCGCGTCTTCATCTCGTCGGACCAGCGCTATGCGGTCGACATCGAAACGATGGCCCTGTTCGGCGACGCGAGCTGGGAGGTCGCACCGGGGCTGAAATTGCTCGCGGGCTTCCGCTACGATCAGGAGCGGCAGAAGGTCGCGAACGACAATGTCGTCATCCTCAACACGGTGCTGCCCGACCCGGCGGCCGCCCCCGATCCGACGCTCGGCCTGATCCTCCAGCAGATCAACGGCCTGCTGCTCCAGACCGTCGCCGACGCGAACAGCGCCGGGCCCGAATCGACTACAACCTATAAGGCGTTCCTGCCCAAGGGCGGAATTTCGTGGGAATTCGCGCCCGACAAGACGGTCAGCGCGATCGTCCAGCGCGGTTATCGCTCGGGTGGCAGCGGGGTGAACCCCGGCCGCGCGACAACGCATGTCTATGATCCCGAATATACGTGGAATTACGAGCTGTCGCTGCGCACCCAATGGCTCGACCGGCGGCTGACCTTCAACGCCAACGCCTTTTACATCGAATGGAAGGACCAGCAGGTCTATGTCCAGCTGTCCGACAATGTCTATGATTATGAGACGCAGAATGCGGGCAGCTCGCGCGTATGGGGTTTCGAGGTCGAGAGCGATTTCGACGTCACTGACCGGCTGAACGTCTATGGCTCGGTCGGCTATGCGAACAGCAAGTTCCTCGATTTCGAAACGGGCAATGGGCAGGTGCTCGACCTGTCGGGCTTCGAATTCGCCAACGCGCCGCGCTGGACCTGGGCGGCGGGGCTCGACTGGCGCCATCCGTCGGGTTTCAATGCCAACCTCAACGTCAATTATCGCGGTCCGCAGTTCCAGGACATTCGCGACCAGAGCGGCGGCCGAAATGTGCCCTCGCGCACCTTGGTCAACGCCAAGGTTGGATACGCAAATGACTATTTCGGCACATACTTGGTCGCGACGAACATCTTCGACGACGAATATTACGACTATCAATATGAGAATGCCGGCCGGATGCAGGCGCTGTTCGGTGAGCCCCGAATGATCGGGCTGACTCTGGAAGGCAGATTTTAA
- a CDS encoding PepSY-associated TM helix domain-containing protein, protein MTAATPAPKPRKPKDLMSRIPAGFVRAVLRGHSSLGLAFAALIYLVCLSGSIAVFAHEFQRWESAAGPHVTDVTPDAVQTAFEGAIAAGGAGVEHVYITLPSADFPRLLLHVDADADREYLADESGRIAPGKDFAWTEFITRLHINLHLPVTWGIFLVGLIGVALLSSLVSGILAHPRIFRDAFHLRLGGSKRLQEADLHNRLGVWALPFHIIISLTGAFLGLTTIIVGVLGMAMFNGDVNKVYALFFPPPPVDDPRPAPVLDLRPMFAKLPQDGGRLTYIFTEHPTEMGGAALFNVEQPDRMAGVDSYAFRRDASIYNAQKAADNNFGEDLLGGMGQLHFGWFGGGIVKIVYFLLGLALSYLAASGVNIWLARRRDKGRPAPGWERVWAATVWGQPAGFAAAAIAALAPGTAGAAIATWVIVSLLFWLLAIRIDAARLRRWGTTTTGALMLLASAVHFTLRDGASSVDTVVWIVNAALLVAGLALLLFKSRVTVPT, encoded by the coding sequence ATGACCGCCGCCACCCCCGCGCCGAAGCCCAGGAAGCCGAAAGACCTGATGTCGCGCATCCCCGCGGGCTTCGTCCGCGCGGTGCTTCGCGGGCACAGCAGCCTTGGCCTCGCCTTCGCTGCGCTCATCTACCTTGTCTGCCTTTCGGGCAGCATCGCGGTCTTCGCGCACGAGTTTCAGCGCTGGGAAAGCGCCGCCGGCCCACACGTCACCGACGTCACCCCCGATGCCGTCCAGACCGCGTTCGAAGGCGCGATCGCTGCGGGGGGCGCGGGGGTCGAGCACGTCTATATCACGCTCCCCAGCGCTGATTTCCCGCGCCTCCTCCTCCACGTCGATGCCGACGCCGACCGCGAATATCTCGCTGACGAAAGCGGCCGGATCGCGCCAGGCAAGGACTTCGCCTGGACCGAGTTCATCACCCGCCTCCACATCAACCTCCACCTCCCCGTCACCTGGGGCATCTTCCTTGTCGGGCTGATCGGCGTTGCGCTCCTGTCGTCGCTCGTCTCGGGCATCCTCGCGCACCCGCGCATCTTCCGCGACGCCTTCCACCTGCGCTTGGGGGGATCGAAGCGGTTGCAGGAGGCCGACCTCCACAACCGGCTCGGCGTCTGGGCGCTGCCCTTCCACATCATCATCTCGCTGACCGGGGCCTTCCTCGGGCTCACCACGATCATCGTCGGGGTGCTCGGCATGGCGATGTTCAACGGCGACGTGAACAAGGTCTATGCGCTCTTCTTCCCGCCGCCGCCGGTCGACGACCCGCGCCCCGCACCGGTGCTCGACCTGCGGCCCATGTTCGCGAAGCTGCCGCAGGACGGCGGCCGCCTCACCTATATTTTCACCGAACATCCGACCGAGATGGGCGGCGCCGCGCTGTTCAACGTCGAGCAGCCCGACCGCATGGCGGGGGTCGACAGCTACGCCTTCCGCCGCGACGCCAGCATCTACAACGCGCAAAAGGCCGCCGACAACAACTTCGGAGAGGACCTGCTCGGCGGCATGGGCCAGCTCCATTTCGGCTGGTTCGGCGGCGGGATCGTCAAGATCGTCTATTTTCTGCTCGGCCTCGCGCTCTCCTATCTCGCCGCGAGCGGGGTCAACATCTGGCTCGCGCGCCGCCGCGACAAGGGCCGCCCCGCGCCCGGCTGGGAACGCGTCTGGGCCGCGACTGTCTGGGGCCAGCCCGCGGGCTTCGCCGCCGCCGCGATCGCTGCGCTGGCCCCGGGAACGGCGGGGGCGGCGATCGCGACCTGGGTTATCGTATCGCTCCTTTTCTGGCTGCTCGCGATCCGCATCGACGCAGCCCGGCTTCGCCGCTGGGGCACTACGACTACCGGCGCGTTGATGCTCCTTGCCAGCGCGGTGCACTTCACGCTTCGTGACGGTGCCTCTTCGGTCGATACTGTCGTATGGATCGTCAACGCGGCCCTACTGGTGGCGGGATTAGCGCTACTTCTATTCAAATCCCGTGTCACCGTACCGACCTGA
- a CDS encoding AsmA family protein — MHMRSGQQASAVRSPASNWADRSRRWARTAWTPAWLERRPRPLRIAIRTVAIILLFIFAIWLVLFITKGHFLKGPFERFATAQLEREVEVGGDFELYFAPFNVKFYAENIRIANPAWAREKQFFTAKKVDTRLATLPLMFGNRILRFADLDGAQIALEWDAGNNRNSWTFGDPNRPPEPLELPQIRRAAITRSGLTYRDPKLQLFADIDIDTVRAAGTRINDDIGFSGRGAMRAQPFSLSGGLKSPNATIAGGKNALTLHAVGLGNTLDVSGTLPGPTELEGANLKLRARGGNLSRIFDFLGVAIPDTRAYRVTSALTYENEVWKLTGMKGMFGDSDLAGSLAVSRPKGRLYLKADLTTRSLDIIDAGPFVGYDPQRLDTMGTGGTIETVGGRPRVLPDAPLRVEALKRFDADVRYRVTRVRAESFPISNVDLTLALKNGLLELKPFNFIVAGGRVKSDIAIDTRPAAVRTEYDVRLSPTRLGTLLARFGTEKSGTTGTVSGRMRMVGFGDSVRESLATSNGRIAFVLPQGTFWTRNIQLAELDIGTFVQKMFQDKLKKPVEINCGVIAFTVRGGIAAADPILIDTKKNVMLGRGGFSFRNEAIDMAVRADGKTFSLFSGQSPLGVEGHFAAPKIDPISDELAGRAGAGLGLGILASPVGLIIPFIDPGDAKAAQCGPVLAGATAAAQRTSKGKPRDDVGKGTTAKSEDGKQSADGRKKQRKKFLGIF, encoded by the coding sequence ATGCACATGCGCTCCGGTCAGCAGGCCTCAGCGGTCCGTTCGCCAGCCTCCAACTGGGCCGATCGCTCGCGCCGCTGGGCACGGACGGCGTGGACGCCCGCCTGGCTCGAGCGACGCCCGCGACCGCTGCGTATCGCTATCAGGACGGTCGCGATCATCCTGCTTTTTATCTTCGCGATCTGGCTGGTGCTGTTCATCACGAAGGGCCATTTCCTCAAAGGCCCGTTCGAGCGGTTCGCAACGGCGCAGCTCGAACGCGAAGTCGAAGTTGGCGGCGACTTCGAGCTCTATTTCGCGCCCTTCAACGTCAAATTCTATGCCGAGAACATCCGCATCGCAAACCCCGCATGGGCGCGCGAAAAGCAGTTCTTCACGGCCAAAAAGGTCGATACGAGGCTTGCCACCCTGCCGCTCATGTTCGGAAACCGCATCCTGCGGTTCGCCGATCTCGACGGTGCACAGATCGCGCTCGAATGGGACGCCGGAAACAATCGCAACAGCTGGACCTTTGGCGACCCGAACCGCCCGCCCGAGCCGCTCGAACTGCCGCAAATCCGCCGCGCCGCGATCACGCGGAGCGGCCTCACCTATCGCGATCCCAAACTGCAGCTTTTCGCCGACATCGATATCGACACCGTGCGCGCGGCCGGCACGCGCATCAACGACGATATCGGCTTTTCGGGACGCGGGGCGATGCGCGCGCAGCCCTTCTCCCTGTCGGGCGGCCTCAAATCGCCGAACGCGACGATTGCCGGGGGTAAGAACGCCCTGACGCTTCACGCGGTCGGGCTCGGCAACACGCTCGATGTGTCGGGGACGCTGCCGGGGCCGACCGAGCTTGAAGGCGCCAACCTCAAGCTACGGGCGCGCGGCGGCAATCTGTCGCGCATTTTCGATTTTCTCGGCGTCGCGATCCCCGACACCCGGGCCTATCGCGTCACATCCGCTTTGACCTATGAAAACGAGGTTTGGAAGTTGACGGGGATGAAGGGAATGTTCGGCGACAGCGATCTGGCCGGTTCGCTCGCGGTCAGCCGGCCGAAGGGACGGCTGTACCTCAAGGCCGACCTTACCACGCGTTCGCTCGACATTATCGATGCAGGGCCCTTCGTGGGTTATGATCCGCAGCGGCTCGACACGATGGGCACCGGCGGCACGATCGAAACCGTCGGCGGCCGCCCGCGCGTGCTGCCCGACGCGCCGCTGCGCGTCGAGGCATTGAAGCGCTTCGACGCCGACGTTCGTTACCGAGTCACGCGCGTGCGTGCCGAGAGTTTCCCGATCAGCAATGTCGACCTGACGCTCGCGCTCAAGAACGGCCTCCTGGAGTTGAAGCCGTTCAATTTCATCGTCGCGGGCGGCAGGGTCAAAAGCGACATCGCGATCGACACGCGCCCCGCGGCGGTGCGCACCGAATATGACGTCCGCCTATCGCCGACGCGGCTCGGTACCTTGCTCGCGCGCTTCGGAACGGAGAAATCGGGTACGACAGGAACGGTCAGCGGACGCATGCGGATGGTGGGCTTCGGCGACAGCGTGCGCGAGTCGCTTGCGACGTCGAACGGCCGGATCGCTTTCGTCCTGCCGCAGGGCACCTTCTGGACGCGTAACATCCAGCTCGCCGAACTCGATATCGGGACTTTCGTGCAGAAGATGTTCCAGGACAAGCTCAAAAAGCCGGTCGAAATCAACTGCGGGGTGATCGCCTTCACCGTGCGCGGCGGGATCGCAGCGGCCGACCCGATCCTGATCGACACCAAGAAGAATGTAATGCTGGGCCGCGGCGGATTCTCGTTCCGCAACGAGGCGATCGACATGGCGGTGCGCGCCGACGGCAAGACCTTCAGCCTCTTTTCGGGCCAGTCGCCCCTCGGGGTCGAGGGCCATTTCGCGGCGCCGAAGATCGATCCCATCAGCGACGAACTTGCGGGCCGCGCCGGCGCTGGGCTCGGTCTGGGCATTCTCGCCAGCCCCGTGGGATTGATCATTCCATTTATCGATCCCGGCGATGCGAAGGCGGCGCAGTGCGGTCCCGTGCTCGCCGGCGCGACCGCGGCCGCCCAGCGCACCAGCAAGGGCAAGCCGCGCGACGATGTCGGCAAGGGCACGACCGCCAAGTCCGAGGATGGCAAGCAGTCGGCCGACGGTCGAAAGAAGCAACGCAAGAAGTTCCTCGGTATCTTCTGA
- a CDS encoding SDR family oxidoreductase, with protein MAKWTAADMPSQRGRTFVVTGTGGLGYEDALALAKADAEVILAGRNTGAGQAAVERIKAEARGARISFAHLDLSDLASVRRFCGRLASERDALDGLINNAGVMNPPVRMETVDGFELQFGTNYLGHFVLTAGLLPLLRRGTRSRVVTLSSIAARQGDIHFDDLHFGEDYLPMKAYAQSKIACLMFALELQRRSDAGGWGITSIAAHPGVSRTNLLLNTPGGSGAAGVARKLLGFLFQPVWQGALPTLFAATAPEAKAGGYYGPDRLGETRGYPAEARIPAPAREPETLRLLWTESGRLTNTSFP; from the coding sequence ATGGCTAAATGGACGGCGGCGGACATGCCCTCTCAGCGAGGGCGCACATTTGTGGTCACGGGCACGGGCGGCCTTGGGTATGAAGATGCGCTGGCTTTGGCGAAGGCGGATGCGGAGGTAATCCTCGCCGGTCGCAATACCGGAGCCGGCCAGGCAGCCGTAGAGCGGATCAAGGCCGAGGCTCGGGGCGCGAGGATCAGCTTCGCCCATCTCGACCTCTCGGACCTCGCGTCGGTTCGGCGCTTTTGCGGCCGGCTGGCGAGCGAGCGCGACGCGCTGGACGGCCTGATCAACAATGCCGGCGTGATGAACCCGCCGGTGCGGATGGAAACGGTAGACGGTTTCGAGTTGCAGTTCGGCACCAATTATCTCGGTCATTTCGTGCTGACCGCAGGGCTTCTGCCGCTCCTCAGGCGCGGCACCCGATCCCGCGTCGTGACCCTGTCCAGCATCGCGGCGCGTCAGGGCGACATTCATTTCGACGACCTCCACTTCGGCGAAGATTATCTCCCGATGAAAGCCTATGCGCAGTCCAAGATCGCCTGCCTTATGTTTGCGCTGGAATTGCAGAGACGGAGCGACGCGGGCGGCTGGGGCATCACCAGTATCGCGGCGCATCCAGGCGTGTCGCGAACCAACTTGCTGCTGAACACGCCAGGAGGCTCGGGGGCCGCGGGGGTCGCACGAAAATTGCTGGGCTTCCTGTTCCAGCCGGTCTGGCAAGGGGCTCTGCCGACGCTGTTCGCGGCAACCGCTCCCGAAGCCAAGGCCGGCGGCTATTATGGACCGGACAGGCTGGGCGAGACGCGTGGTTATCCCGCCGAAGCCCGTATTCCGGCGCCAGCACGAGAACCGGAAACGCTGCGCCTTCTGTGGACGGAATCCGGACGACTGACCAATACCAGCTTTCCTTGA
- a CDS encoding TetR/AcrR family transcriptional regulator, with translation MTRAEGKVVREGLRERKRRETHNRIQDSAKKLFIARGYEATTLEDIADAANISRRTVFHYFKSKDDILMSMAGGMGDALAQGLRARPAGKSPLATMIDVLEGIAAAQPRDELLIFDRVMRSSEAVLARKRANYILHEETLFLAMESRWPDPAMREELRLTATMVVSIVRLSLERFNLEEGKRSLSELMHKEFALMKQILVDGLAAV, from the coding sequence TTGACGAGAGCAGAGGGAAAGGTCGTCCGCGAGGGCTTGCGCGAGCGAAAGCGCCGCGAAACCCATAATCGCATCCAGGATTCGGCGAAGAAGCTGTTCATCGCGCGCGGCTACGAGGCCACGACGCTGGAAGATATCGCCGACGCGGCGAATATCTCGCGGCGCACGGTCTTCCATTATTTCAAGTCGAAGGACGACATCCTGATGTCAATGGCGGGCGGCATGGGGGACGCGCTTGCACAAGGGCTGAGGGCTCGGCCGGCGGGTAAGTCGCCGTTGGCGACCATGATCGACGTGCTCGAAGGCATTGCCGCCGCGCAGCCGCGTGACGAGCTTTTGATCTTTGACAGGGTCATGCGATCGAGCGAAGCGGTGCTGGCCCGAAAGCGCGCCAACTATATTCTGCACGAAGAAACATTGTTCCTGGCTATGGAATCGCGATGGCCCGATCCTGCCATGCGCGAAGAGTTGCGGCTGACGGCCACCATGGTCGTCAGTATCGTGCGCCTGTCGCTCGAACGTTTCAACCTGGAGGAAGGGAAACGGTCGCTGTCTGAACTGATGCACAAGGAATTTGCTCTCATGAAGCAGATTCTTGTGGACGGGTTGGCCGCAGTTTAG